A section of the Sphingomonas sp. LT1P40 genome encodes:
- a CDS encoding phage tail sheath subtilisin-like domain-containing protein: protein MTYQHGISVIEVAGAARSLATIATLTIGFVATGPAADAAAFPLNVPVKIQASGILAAIDKAGATGTLRGVLLAISDLVRVPIVVVRVAPGGDAEETDENVIGGNTDGVKTGMQALLSAETQLGLKPRIIGAPGLDTQPVATALAVIATKLRGMGYARAIGDTIAELIAYRAGFTQRELMLIAPDFKVMDALGNVTTSFAAARALGLRARIDAEMGWHKTLSNVPVEGVVGTTEDIEFDFQSVDTEANQLNEAGITTIVRINGTLRFWGSRTCADPANDVTKDFQFESATRTAQIIADTIAYGMLWAIDKPLTPGLARDIVEQINEKFRQLSRGGFILGAESWFDPARNAIDDLKAGKLTISYKYTPVPPLENLQLRQEITDEYLADFAEIVAAAA, encoded by the coding sequence ATGACGTATCAGCATGGAATCAGCGTGATCGAGGTTGCCGGCGCTGCCCGGTCGCTCGCCACGATCGCCACCTTGACGATCGGCTTCGTCGCGACCGGCCCGGCGGCCGACGCTGCCGCCTTCCCGCTCAACGTCCCGGTCAAGATTCAGGCATCGGGCATTCTTGCCGCGATTGACAAGGCCGGCGCCACCGGCACCCTGCGCGGCGTGCTGCTCGCCATCTCCGACCTGGTGCGCGTGCCGATCGTTGTCGTGCGCGTCGCCCCCGGCGGCGATGCCGAGGAAACCGACGAAAACGTCATCGGCGGCAACACCGACGGCGTGAAGACGGGCATGCAGGCGCTGCTGTCCGCCGAAACCCAGCTCGGCCTGAAGCCGCGCATCATCGGCGCACCCGGCCTCGACACGCAGCCTGTCGCGACCGCGCTTGCCGTGATTGCGACGAAGCTGCGCGGCATGGGCTATGCCCGCGCGATCGGCGACACCATCGCCGAGCTGATCGCCTATCGCGCCGGGTTCACTCAGCGTGAGCTGATGCTGATCGCCCCCGACTTCAAGGTTATGGACGCGCTGGGCAATGTTACGACCAGCTTCGCCGCCGCCCGCGCGCTCGGCCTGCGTGCCCGCATCGATGCCGAAATGGGCTGGCACAAGACGCTGTCGAACGTCCCCGTCGAGGGCGTCGTCGGCACGACCGAGGATATCGAGTTCGATTTCCAGTCGGTCGATACCGAGGCGAACCAGCTCAACGAGGCCGGCATCACCACGATTGTCCGCATCAATGGCACCCTGCGCTTCTGGGGCAGCCGCACCTGCGCGGATCCGGCGAACGACGTCACGAAGGATTTCCAGTTCGAGAGCGCGACCCGCACCGCCCAGATCATCGCCGACACCATCGCTTACGGAATGCTGTGGGCGATCGACAAGCCGCTGACCCCCGGCCTCGCCCGCGATATCGTCGAGCAGATCAACGAGAAGTTCCGCCAGCTGTCGCGCGGTGGTTTCATTCTCGGGGCCGAGTCCTGGTTCGATCCGGCACGCAACGCCATCGACGATCTGAAGGCGGGCAAGCTGACCATCAGCTACAAATACACGCCGGTCCCGCCGCTCGAAAATCTGCAGCTGCGGCAGGAGATTACCGACGAATATCTCGCCGACTTCGCCGAGATCGTCGCCGCTGCCGCCTGA
- a CDS encoding tail protein X yields MPGSNPDIIRAKQGDTLDALLARERALGPEALDLVLKANPGLSAIGPILPLGTPVTIPPAAVDAPTVRPIVQLWD; encoded by the coding sequence ATGCCCGGCTCAAACCCCGATATTATCCGCGCGAAACAGGGCGACACCCTCGACGCCCTGCTCGCGCGTGAGCGTGCCCTCGGGCCGGAAGCGCTGGATCTTGTGCTGAAGGCCAATCCCGGCCTCTCGGCGATCGGCCCGATCCTGCCCCTCGGCACGCCTGTCACCATCCCGCCCGCCGCCGTAGATGCGCCGACGGTGCGCCCCATCGTCCAGCTCTGGGATTGA
- a CDS encoding phage tail tape measure protein: MDRNLRIRMLLEAGDKVTRPLRDIAAGSSRAAQALKTTRDRLRELERVQGTVAAFRQIKAAVGSTKTELDSAQDRVAALARQMAATSTPTKKLAADFARAKRDAAALKQEHQEQGVKLQQLRDRLNAAGVSTSNLGGHERKLRGDIARTNAELAEQERRLRSVADRSQRFEAARGKFTAMQGTATGLAAGGFSAIETGRAMLRPMTGAVGDAMTHESSMTDIAQKADLSREAAARMGNTVLDIAAKANQLPEAIREGIDTLSGFGLDPRQALQMMQPIGRAATAYKAQIADLSAAAFAANDNLKVPVEQTGRVIDIMAAAGKRGAFEVKDMAQYFPALTAASQALGQKGAPAVADLAAALQVARKGAGNSETAATNVANVLQKISSPQTIKAFKKFGIDLPASLKKAYADGKTPLEAIAELTKKATGGDLSKIGFLFEDAQVQAGLRPLIQNMEEYRSIREAAMASGGTVDTDFAERMKDGAEKAKAFKVGAQELSITLGALLLPAAIKVMGVVNRAGKSFSTWAKANPGFAKGLAITAAVLAALFVVLGGGAIAIAGIIAPFAALAAAATFLGIGMLPLTGIVLAIVAAIALLAGAGYLIYKNWGAIGAWFAGVWESIKSTVSAGIAALSQVIMRFTPVGLFVRGFTAVLAFLQGPMPGRMMEAGKAIVQGLIRGIGAMLGALKSAIVNAASAAAGWFKQKLGIRSPSRVFMGFGDFMMQGLAQGIEGGRNLPIERLNRLSRDIGTAVALGTAAPAMAGAAPFGGAAGATPDAASLAPAGPVTINIYPPRGTSATEIADAVKRALENERRRKPGGGGSFADAPDWSDHA, encoded by the coding sequence GTGGACCGTAACCTGCGCATCCGGATGCTACTCGAGGCGGGCGACAAGGTCACCCGCCCGCTGCGCGATATCGCCGCAGGATCCTCGCGCGCGGCACAGGCGCTGAAGACGACCCGTGACCGTCTGCGCGAACTGGAGCGAGTGCAGGGGACCGTCGCCGCCTTCCGCCAGATCAAGGCGGCGGTCGGCTCGACCAAAACCGAACTCGACTCCGCGCAGGACCGCGTCGCCGCTCTGGCTCGCCAGATGGCCGCGACCAGCACACCGACCAAAAAGCTCGCCGCTGATTTCGCCCGCGCGAAGCGCGATGCCGCCGCGCTCAAGCAGGAGCATCAGGAACAGGGCGTGAAGCTTCAGCAACTGCGCGACCGCCTCAACGCCGCTGGCGTGTCGACCTCAAACCTGGGCGGGCATGAACGCAAGCTGCGCGGCGATATCGCCCGCACTAATGCCGAGCTGGCCGAGCAGGAACGGCGGCTGAGGTCGGTCGCCGATCGCAGCCAGCGCTTCGAGGCGGCGCGCGGCAAGTTCACCGCGATGCAGGGGACCGCGACCGGACTCGCCGCCGGCGGCTTCTCGGCGATCGAGACCGGTCGTGCGATGCTTCGTCCGATGACCGGCGCGGTCGGCGACGCGATGACGCACGAATCGTCGATGACCGATATCGCGCAGAAAGCGGACCTGTCGCGCGAAGCAGCCGCCCGCATGGGCAATACCGTCCTCGACATCGCGGCAAAGGCGAACCAGCTGCCCGAGGCGATCCGCGAAGGCATCGACACCCTGTCCGGCTTCGGTCTCGATCCGCGTCAGGCGCTGCAGATGATGCAGCCGATCGGGCGGGCGGCGACGGCCTACAAGGCGCAGATCGCGGATCTATCCGCCGCCGCCTTCGCCGCGAACGACAATCTGAAAGTCCCGGTCGAACAGACCGGCCGCGTGATCGACATCATGGCGGCGGCGGGCAAGCGCGGCGCGTTCGAGGTCAAGGACATGGCGCAGTATTTCCCGGCGCTGACTGCCGCCAGCCAAGCACTGGGGCAGAAGGGCGCACCCGCCGTCGCCGATCTCGCCGCCGCGCTTCAGGTCGCACGCAAGGGCGCGGGCAATTCCGAAACCGCCGCGACCAACGTCGCCAACGTGCTGCAAAAGATCAGCTCGCCCCAGACCATAAAGGCGTTCAAAAAGTTCGGCATCGACCTGCCCGCCTCGCTGAAGAAAGCCTATGCCGACGGCAAGACCCCGCTCGAGGCGATTGCCGAGCTGACAAAGAAAGCCACCGGCGGCGACCTCTCGAAGATCGGCTTCCTGTTCGAGGATGCGCAGGTCCAGGCCGGTCTGCGCCCGCTGATCCAGAATATGGAGGAGTATCGCAGCATTCGTGAGGCCGCGATGGCATCCGGCGGCACCGTCGATACCGATTTCGCCGAGCGCATGAAGGACGGCGCCGAAAAGGCGAAGGCGTTCAAGGTCGGCGCGCAGGAACTGAGTATCACCCTCGGCGCGCTGCTCTTGCCCGCCGCGATCAAGGTGATGGGCGTGGTCAACCGTGCGGGGAAATCATTCAGCACCTGGGCGAAGGCGAACCCCGGCTTTGCCAAGGGACTGGCGATCACGGCTGCCGTGCTCGCCGCGCTGTTCGTCGTCCTGGGCGGAGGCGCCATCGCCATTGCCGGTATCATCGCACCCTTCGCGGCACTCGCCGCTGCAGCCACCTTTCTCGGCATCGGTATGTTGCCGCTCACTGGGATCGTGCTGGCGATTGTCGCTGCCATCGCGCTGCTCGCGGGCGCGGGGTATCTGATCTACAAGAATTGGGGAGCGATCGGCGCGTGGTTCGCCGGGGTTTGGGAAAGCATCAAGTCCACGGTCAGCGCCGGCATCGCGGCCCTCTCACAGGTCATCATGCGCTTCACGCCCGTCGGCCTGTTCGTTCGCGGCTTCACCGCCGTGCTTGCCTTCCTGCAGGGACCGATGCCGGGACGCATGATGGAGGCGGGCAAAGCGATCGTTCAGGGCCTGATCCGTGGCATCGGCGCGATGCTCGGCGCGCTCAAGTCCGCGATCGTCAACGCCGCGTCCGCCGCCGCTGGCTGGTTCAAGCAGAAACTCGGCATCCGCTCCCCGTCCCGTGTCTTCATGGGGTTCGGCGACTTCATGATGCAGGGACTGGCGCAGGGGATCGAGGGCGGGCGCAATCTGCCGATCGAGCGCCTGAACCGCCTCTCGCGCGACATCGGCACCGCAGTTGCGCTCGGTACCGCCGCCCCGGCGATGGCGGGTGCCGCACCCTTTGGCGGCGCGGCGGGAGCAACGCCCGACGCCGCATCGCTGGCACCGGCGGGGCCGGTCACGATCAATATCTATCCCCCGCGCGGGACGAGCGCCACCGAGATCGCCGATGCCGTCAAGCGCGCACTGGAGAATGAGCGACGCCGCAAACCGGGCGGTGGTGGCAGCTTCGCCGATGCGCCCGATTGGAGCGACCACGCATGA
- a CDS encoding gp53-like domain-containing protein, with protein sequence MTTPLSIVITDAGRTALVDAEGGGTAAVVIAEVGVTASVFVAAPTLAALPGEIKRIDTIAGVAADADTVHLIVRDSSDEEYVARGIALYLDDGTLFAAYSQPDPILGKYAASHFLTAIDLKFLDGEAELIEFGDTNFLNPPATEVEKGVAYLATVIEALAGAVTDKIITPATMAAVLANYVAADQLGVVNGVATLGADGKLAIAQRPPIDLIDVWPVVNEAAMLALGAATVGDFAVRADNGLIYVLQDTPAATLANWLEISTPAPVSSVNGKVGTVVLTPADVGAVPTARTITGAGLLAGQGGNLGANRTFTIDIATAAETLAGVLHNKALTPASLADLITALNAKASGGATVSGGGLVTGGGAISGNPALTVTAANAAEILTGAASDKVVTPAGLGGLAKSLTPNGYVTLSNGLIIQWVAYRSVILSEVAIPVSWPIVFPGGVLSGSATAWLATPSTARNLWAQIVAQTEYGCSIQLQRDAAVDQRVDGFDVIMFGF encoded by the coding sequence ATGACCACGCCGCTTTCGATCGTCATCACCGATGCGGGCCGCACAGCTCTTGTCGATGCTGAGGGCGGCGGCACCGCCGCCGTCGTCATTGCCGAGGTTGGCGTTACCGCCTCGGTATTCGTTGCAGCCCCTACCCTCGCCGCACTTCCCGGCGAGATCAAGCGCATCGACACCATCGCAGGCGTGGCGGCGGACGCCGACACCGTTCACCTGATCGTGCGCGATTCCAGCGACGAGGAATATGTCGCGCGCGGGATCGCCCTTTATCTCGATGACGGCACGCTGTTCGCCGCCTATTCGCAGCCAGACCCAATCCTCGGCAAATATGCCGCCTCGCACTTTCTCACCGCGATCGACCTGAAGTTCTTGGACGGCGAGGCGGAACTGATCGAGTTCGGCGACACCAACTTTCTCAATCCGCCGGCGACCGAAGTGGAAAAGGGCGTCGCCTATCTGGCGACGGTGATCGAGGCGCTAGCCGGTGCCGTTACCGACAAGATCATCACCCCCGCCACCATGGCGGCGGTGCTGGCCAATTACGTCGCAGCCGATCAGCTCGGCGTCGTGAACGGCGTCGCCACCTTGGGCGCAGACGGCAAGCTCGCCATCGCCCAGCGCCCGCCGATCGACCTGATCGATGTCTGGCCTGTGGTCAATGAGGCGGCAATGCTCGCGCTCGGGGCTGCCACCGTAGGCGACTTCGCGGTGCGCGCAGACAATGGCCTGATCTATGTGCTCCAGGACACGCCCGCCGCCACGCTGGCCAACTGGCTCGAAATCTCGACGCCGGCGCCGGTATCGAGCGTCAACGGCAAGGTTGGAACGGTCGTGCTCACACCTGCGGACGTCGGCGCAGTGCCGACGGCACGCACGATCACTGGCGCAGGCCTGCTCGCCGGTCAGGGCGGGAACCTCGGCGCGAACCGCACCTTCACGATCGACATTGCGACAGCCGCCGAAACACTGGCTGGAGTTTTGCACAACAAGGCGCTGACCCCGGCGTCGCTCGCAGACCTGATCACCGCATTGAACGCAAAGGCGTCGGGCGGCGCGACCGTATCCGGGGGCGGATTGGTCACCGGCGGCGGTGCGATCTCGGGCAACCCGGCGCTCACCGTCACGGCTGCGAACGCGGCTGAAATTCTCACCGGAGCGGCCTCGGACAAGGTGGTCACTCCGGCGGGGCTGGGCGGTCTTGCCAAGAGCCTGACGCCGAACGGCTATGTCACGCTCTCGAACGGCCTGATTATTCAATGGGTCGCCTACCGCAGCGTCATCCTGTCGGAAGTGGCGATCCCGGTTAGCTGGCCAATCGTGTTTCCCGGCGGCGTGCTCTCCGGCTCCGCCACCGCATGGCTGGCAACGCCATCCACCGCCCGCAACCTGTGGGCGCAGATCGTCGCGCAAACCGAATATGGCTGCTCGATCCAGCTTCAGCGCGACGCCGCCGTCGATCAGCGGGTGGATGGCTTCGACGTCATCATGTTCGGATTTTGA
- a CDS encoding baseplate assembly protein, with protein MTEASSSTAIDLSRLPAPSFVAPRSYDAIRAEQVAMLQELIPEFDATIASDPAVKLLDVFAYREQLLTDFYNQRALQVMLAYSTGADLDQLGANVNVERLVLEEGDLDTDPVYESDADFRRRIQLAPESFSVAGPDTAYRFHALSADASIADASATSPSPGHVLISLLSRVGDGTASADQIEAVEDIVTNRAVRPLTDMVSVASVELLPFVVLAALTLFHGPDRVVVLAAAEARLAAYIAAARKIGRPVTRSGIIAALHVEGVLNVALTHPAADVMASDAQVAHCTGADVTIADD; from the coding sequence GTGACCGAGGCCTCCAGCTCAACAGCGATCGACCTCTCGCGCCTGCCCGCGCCCAGCTTCGTCGCGCCCCGATCCTATGATGCAATCCGCGCCGAACAGGTCGCTATGTTGCAGGAGCTTATTCCCGAGTTCGACGCCACCATTGCGTCCGATCCGGCGGTGAAGCTGCTCGACGTCTTCGCCTATCGTGAGCAGCTCCTGACGGACTTTTACAACCAGCGGGCACTTCAGGTGATGCTCGCCTATTCGACTGGCGCAGATCTCGACCAGCTCGGAGCGAACGTGAATGTCGAACGCCTCGTGCTCGAGGAGGGCGATCTCGATACCGATCCGGTTTACGAGAGTGACGCCGACTTCCGCCGTCGCATACAGCTTGCACCCGAGAGCTTTTCGGTCGCCGGTCCCGATACCGCCTACCGTTTTCACGCCCTCAGCGCCGACGCGTCGATCGCGGACGCCAGCGCGACCAGCCCATCGCCCGGTCACGTTCTGATCAGCCTGCTCTCGCGGGTCGGCGACGGCACTGCCAGCGCCGACCAGATCGAAGCGGTCGAAGATATCGTCACCAATCGCGCGGTCCGACCGCTGACGGATATGGTGAGCGTGGCCTCCGTCGAGCTTCTGCCCTTCGTCGTGCTGGCCGCACTCACCCTGTTTCACGGCCCTGATCGCGTGGTCGTGCTCGCAGCGGCTGAAGCCCGCCTTGCGGCCTATATCGCTGCCGCCCGCAAGATCGGGCGTCCGGTCACCCGCTCGGGCATCATTGCCGCCCTGCACGTCGAAGGCGTGCTCAATGTCGCTCTCACCCACCCCGCCGCCGACGTGATGGCCAGCGATGCGCAGGTCGCCCACTGCACCGGTGCCGACGTGACGATCGCCGATGACTGA
- a CDS encoding phage major tail tube protein, with translation MGFPRKLKQMTSIVEGIGYAGETTSVTLPNLERKLEAYRGGGMNRPVKIDMGGGDDLNLEHSYGGPILDIVRQFGSPTMTGVQVRFVGSYENDDTGEITTVEIVVRGRHETIDRGEQKPGESGEFKVVTACAYYKEIWNGVTEVEIDIPGMVEIVGGIDLMAAHRSALGMF, from the coding sequence ATGGGCTTTCCCCGCAAGCTGAAGCAGATGACCTCGATCGTCGAAGGCATCGGCTATGCCGGCGAGACGACGTCCGTCACGCTGCCCAATCTCGAACGCAAGCTTGAGGCCTATCGCGGCGGCGGCATGAACCGCCCCGTCAAGATCGACATGGGCGGCGGCGACGATCTCAATCTCGAGCACAGCTATGGCGGGCCGATCCTCGACATCGTCCGCCAGTTCGGCTCGCCCACCATGACCGGCGTGCAGGTTCGCTTCGTCGGCTCATACGAGAATGACGACACCGGCGAGATCACGACCGTCGAAATCGTCGTGCGTGGCCGTCACGAAACCATCGATCGCGGCGAGCAGAAGCCCGGCGAGAGCGGCGAGTTCAAGGTCGTCACCGCCTGCGCCTATTACAAGGAAATCTGGAACGGCGTGACCGAGGTCGAGATCGACATCCCCGGCATGGTCGAGATCGTCGGCGGCATCGACCTCATGGCTGCGCATCGTTCCGCCCTGGGCATGTTCTGA
- a CDS encoding phage virion morphogenesis protein, which produces MGDGLERIETLAGAMLKSLAPGSRRQLLRQMARGIAKTQRDRIARQQQPDGTKFAPRKPKAECSAGSYPLRFLYPKGAAEPRLVTMASWARQGPLVTGYDQEAGAIRSFFWDKVAKWLPTGETVSRGSNLRRRGAIRQRAMFRKLRTGRYLRSDASDAEAWIGFSGQASAIAQIHQGGLREKPSVRARSVRYEKRELLGISEVDRAALIDEFLAKSICRAVDGN; this is translated from the coding sequence ATGGGGGACGGCCTGGAGCGAATCGAAACGCTGGCGGGCGCCATGCTCAAGTCGCTTGCGCCCGGCTCGCGTCGTCAGCTTCTTCGTCAAATGGCGCGCGGCATCGCCAAGACTCAGCGCGATCGCATCGCGCGTCAGCAACAGCCCGACGGTACGAAGTTCGCGCCCCGCAAGCCGAAAGCCGAATGCAGCGCAGGAAGCTATCCGTTGCGCTTCCTCTATCCAAAGGGTGCCGCCGAACCGCGCCTCGTCACGATGGCGAGCTGGGCGCGACAGGGTCCGCTGGTTACCGGCTATGATCAGGAAGCCGGTGCCATCCGCAGTTTCTTTTGGGACAAGGTCGCCAAATGGCTGCCCACCGGCGAAACAGTCTCGCGCGGCAGCAATCTCCGCCGGCGCGGAGCGATCCGCCAGCGCGCCATGTTCCGCAAGTTGCGCACGGGTCGCTATCTGCGCAGCGACGCCAGCGACGCTGAGGCATGGATTGGCTTCAGCGGGCAGGCATCCGCCATTGCGCAGATTCATCAAGGCGGTCTGCGCGAAAAGCCATCGGTGCGAGCACGATCCGTGCGGTATGAGAAACGCGAATTGCTCGGAATTTCGGAAGTTGATCGTGCGGCACTTATCGATGAATTTTTAGCGAAATCGATCTGCCGTGCCGTAGATGGTAACTAA
- a CDS encoding GPW/gp25 family protein translates to MNGMNRHTGKPLSGLDHIRQSIADILATPIGSRVCRRDYGSRLPELLDHPTNDATRLRLYAATAIAISRQESRVRLSRVGLSATETPGAFVLDLTGTTTDAARRRSPFAFSIPVRALGALAA, encoded by the coding sequence ATGAACGGCATGAACCGCCACACCGGCAAGCCGCTCTCAGGCCTCGATCATATCCGCCAGTCCATCGCCGATATCCTCGCGACCCCGATCGGCTCGCGCGTCTGTCGCCGCGACTATGGCTCGCGCCTGCCCGAGCTGCTCGATCATCCGACGAACGACGCCACCCGGCTGCGCCTCTACGCCGCCACTGCCATCGCGATCTCCCGTCAGGAATCGCGCGTGCGCCTCTCGCGCGTCGGCCTGTCCGCTACCGAAACGCCGGGGGCCTTCGTGCTCGATCTCACCGGCACCACCACCGACGCGGCGCGCCGCCGCTCGCCCTTTGCCTTCTCCATTCCCGTGCGCGCGCTCGGCGCGCTCGCCGCCTGA
- a CDS encoding phage tail protein yields MKKPESLKRVLLAHVAALKEDPARLSIFTDAGKVVARATGTLSFAYHYTLNLVVQDYSGPVHDLTLPLLAWIAEKQPDLLERAPNEPFRFESEILYDDARDVSITLDLIERVLVERKAGGGFNVTYLDDRPASDTFDGVCGVPFLRGYLGDDLLVESPNAA; encoded by the coding sequence GTGAAGAAGCCGGAATCGCTCAAGCGGGTGCTGCTAGCGCACGTCGCCGCCCTGAAGGAGGATCCTGCTCGGCTCTCGATCTTCACCGACGCGGGCAAGGTGGTCGCGCGCGCCACCGGCACGCTCAGCTTCGCCTATCACTACACGCTCAATCTGGTCGTACAGGACTATAGCGGTCCCGTTCACGACCTCACCCTGCCGCTCCTCGCATGGATCGCGGAGAAGCAACCGGACCTCCTCGAGCGCGCACCGAACGAGCCGTTCCGCTTCGAGTCCGAAATCCTCTACGACGATGCTCGCGACGTGTCGATCACGCTCGACCTGATCGAACGCGTGCTGGTCGAGCGCAAGGCCGGCGGCGGGTTCAACGTCACCTATCTCGATGACAGGCCGGCGAGCGATACCTTCGACGGCGTCTGCGGCGTTCCCTTCCTGCGCGGCTATCTCGGCGACGATCTGCTCGTCGAAAGCCCGAACGCGGCCTAG
- a CDS encoding phage baseplate assembly protein V, with product MSDPADLQRLLGDVVRLGTVASVDLADGTCRVHLGDLETGDIPWLTGSAGDTHIWCPPSIGEQVIVLAPEGDTLGGIVLRGLPSDTNPAPGDGRTVVVTFADGAKLSYDPEAQLLDVILPEGGKAKLICDVEIDGKLTVTGDARFDAKIHAKGEIASDADVKAEAISLKSHKHGGVQAGVAKTAAPE from the coding sequence ATGAGCGACCCTGCCGATCTTCAGCGCCTTCTCGGGGACGTCGTGCGTCTTGGCACCGTCGCGTCCGTTGATCTGGCGGACGGCACCTGCCGCGTTCACCTCGGCGATCTCGAGACCGGCGACATCCCCTGGCTCACCGGTTCCGCCGGCGACACGCATATCTGGTGCCCGCCCAGTATCGGCGAGCAGGTTATCGTGCTTGCGCCCGAGGGCGACACGCTCGGCGGCATCGTCCTGCGCGGCCTGCCCAGCGATACCAATCCCGCGCCCGGCGACGGCCGCACCGTCGTTGTCACCTTCGCCGACGGCGCGAAACTGTCCTACGATCCTGAGGCACAACTTCTCGACGTCATCCTGCCCGAAGGCGGCAAGGCCAAGCTGATCTGCGACGTCGAAATCGACGGCAAGCTCACCGTCACCGGTGACGCCCGGTTCGACGCGAAGATCCATGCGAAGGGCGAGATCGCCAGCGATGCGGACGTGAAGGCTGAAGCGATCAGTCTCAAGTCGCACAAGCATGGCGGCGTCCAGGCCGGCGTCGCAAAGACGGCGGCGCCCGAATGA
- a CDS encoding phage tail protein I, whose translation MTDLLPPGSTNLERALSRVGARIGDMPVDVATLWNPATCPIDLLPWLAWTLSIDRWNADWSDAEKRAAVADAIAVQRRKGTRLAVEQVLESFCSLLELVEWFEATPQLDPYTFEVRLPLIGPDGAAGGERVTAAFARQIIADVTRAKPVRAHFTLVQQLDLIGLPAPIGTINTTAYRRLDAAATDSPAGFDPEIEWGALLQDENGEPLQDDTGGFIDGTAP comes from the coding sequence ATGACTGATCTGCTCCCGCCCGGCAGCACCAATCTCGAGCGCGCATTGTCGCGGGTCGGCGCGCGCATCGGCGACATGCCGGTCGATGTCGCGACGCTCTGGAACCCCGCGACCTGTCCGATCGACTTGTTGCCGTGGCTGGCATGGACGCTGTCGATCGACCGCTGGAATGCCGATTGGAGTGATGCCGAAAAACGCGCGGCGGTGGCTGACGCGATTGCAGTGCAGCGCCGCAAGGGTACGCGCCTCGCGGTCGAGCAGGTGCTCGAATCCTTCTGCTCGCTGCTCGAGCTGGTCGAATGGTTCGAAGCGACGCCACAGCTTGATCCCTACACGTTCGAGGTGCGACTTCCCCTCATCGGTCCCGACGGCGCCGCCGGCGGCGAGCGGGTGACGGCGGCGTTCGCGCGTCAGATCATCGCCGACGTCACCCGCGCGAAGCCGGTTCGCGCGCATTTCACCCTCGTTCAGCAGCTCGACCTGATCGGTCTGCCCGCGCCGATCGGCACGATCAACACCACCGCTTACCGCCGCCTCGATGCCGCCGCGACCGATAGCCCCGCCGGGTTCGATCCCGAGATCGAGTGGGGCGCGCTCCTCCAGGACGAAAATGGCGAACCGCTGCAGGACGATACCGGCGGCTTCATTGACGGGACCGCACCATGA
- a CDS encoding GpE family phage tail protein, with amino-acid sequence MADVAVVFHWQPSAMDPMDLPELMRWRRQAEKRVTPEK; translated from the coding sequence ATGGCCGATGTGGCGGTGGTCTTCCACTGGCAGCCCTCGGCGATGGACCCGATGGACCTGCCCGAGCTGATGCGCTGGCGCAGGCAGGCCGAAAAGCGCGTGACGCCGGAGAAGTGA
- a CDS encoding phage tail assembly protein gives MEKPDPAAPKIRSFTLDEDVKVGEQVTIAKGTTVTVRKPGSGELRGLTLMALSQLDVDALAQLAPRITTPVIHKNASMDPADLMQFGGEVMDFLLPMAAKQDASPPA, from the coding sequence ATGGAAAAACCCGATCCCGCTGCGCCCAAAATCCGGTCCTTCACCCTCGACGAGGATGTGAAGGTCGGCGAACAGGTCACCATTGCAAAGGGCACGACCGTCACGGTGCGCAAGCCCGGCTCGGGCGAACTGCGCGGCCTGACCCTGATGGCGCTGTCGCAACTCGACGTCGACGCCCTCGCCCAGCTCGCGCCGCGCATCACCACGCCCGTCATTCACAAGAATGCGTCGATGGATCCAGCGGACCTGATGCAGTTCGGCGGCGAGGTCATGGATTTTTTGCTGCCGATGGCCGCGAAGCAGGATGCCTCCCCGCCAGCGTAG
- a CDS encoding head completion/stabilization protein — translation MTFVTDCTPSIVPPPATAGETPVTNDGWFPPIDPADIRATMRIRDSVTPERLRGAIVGAIIAVGNQLAAWKAAKVAAGAPTLADVVADQIDGQSRTVLLYHRAIAAAAKVELVERYRDVDLTGAGQRQVEEVEPAIGELRRDMIHAIRDLLGVGRTTVELI, via the coding sequence ATGACCTTCGTCACCGATTGCACCCCCTCGATCGTCCCGCCCCCTGCAACGGCGGGGGAAACCCCAGTCACCAACGATGGCTGGTTCCCGCCGATCGACCCCGCCGACATTCGCGCGACGATGCGGATCCGCGATTCGGTGACGCCGGAACGCCTGCGCGGCGCGATCGTCGGCGCGATCATCGCCGTCGGAAACCAGCTCGCCGCGTGGAAAGCGGCCAAGGTCGCCGCCGGCGCCCCCACCCTCGCCGACGTGGTCGCGGACCAGATCGACGGCCAGAGCCGAACCGTGCTGCTCTACCACCGCGCCATCGCCGCCGCCGCCAAGGTCGAACTGGTCGAGCGCTACCGCGACGTCGATCTGACCGGCGCGGGACAGCGACAGGTCGAGGAAGTCGAGCCTGCGATCGGCGAGCTGCGCCGCGACATGATCCACGCCATTCGTGATCTGCTCGGCGTCGGACGCACCACGGTCGAGCTGATCTGA